A genomic window from Daphnia carinata strain CSIRO-1 chromosome 9, CSIRO_AGI_Dcar_HiC_V3, whole genome shotgun sequence includes:
- the LOC132088254 gene encoding LOW QUALITY PROTEIN: SET and MYND domain-containing protein 4-like (The sequence of the model RefSeq protein was modified relative to this genomic sequence to represent the inferred CDS: inserted 1 base in 1 codon), whose protein sequence is MNFDSMFLKISHDLKKMGDGREISNWFSVCSTDTQRISFVMGLEAVKACFQEHLYLVKKEISSPCKSENLSTTHCIEGDNYHKKKLIRKSISSYNHSILVGEGEALALAYANRSAVFYDMADWLQSLRDIQLAFDHGYPRHLEHKLRERQGNCLLELGYIGQSFTSFSIAKDLLTLAPNAQQKVVDIALKLKQIKNKQKKSKKLGVEENASMSTVKSIEXEIIKKRRSAPDLHHAKNPLLPSASVSVELMDTADRGRCLVATEDLQIGDTIIAEKAHASILLEEFKESHCHHCLHWTPGPVPCHKCSQVGFCTTLCRDESWASYHQYECGLLDLLYCCTRDVNTGQHGLLALRTILKAGRQKVSVEQAKSRASRSSAGTLFDSADYGAVYSLVGNTAQRSEADLFRRTIMAVYLTSFIQQSEEKEPDVEMAAALLHLLQSYPCNAHEISHLAVPLPFEPCSQRQLLQLQQVRPCEVGAAIMPVVSLMNHSCNPNVVHVSYGDVMVVRVIRRILKGEEIFDNYGYHYATHDKKERQLKLGQQYFFRCYCQPCVKDWPLYGDALKLDNRLYISDALTKDINDFKRLVCYYPDGPDKLEESVQLFTGYLDTIESDRSISLPVQEYIKVQEVLKHCFALSATLSPHLLV, encoded by the exons ATGAACTTCGATTCCATGTTCCTTAAGATCTCCCATGATCTCAAAAAAATGGGAGATGGCAGAGAAATATCAAACTGGTTTTCTGTTTGTTCAACTGATACCCAACGTATCTCCTTTGTCATGGGACTGGAAGCAGTAAAAGCTTGTTTTCAAGAACACCTATATCTTGTCAAAAAAGAGATCTCTTCACCTTGCAAATCTGAAAATTTATCTACAACCCATTGTATTGAAGGAGATAATTACCATAAGAAGAAGCTCATTAGGAAATCAATCTCCTCTTATAATCACAGCATTCTTGTTGGAGAGGGTGAAGCATTAGCCCTGGCCTACGCCAATCGATCGGCCGTATTTTATGACATGGCGGATTGGCTCCAATCACTAAGAGATATCCAACTTGCATTTGACCATGGCTATCCAAGGCACTTGGAGCATAAGCTACGTGAACGACAAGGCAACTGCCTGCTAGAATTGGGATACATTGGTCAATCATTCACTAGCTTCAGCATTGCCAAGGATTTGCTTACCTTGGCTCCGAACGCTCAGCAAAAAGTCGTTGACATCGCCTTgaaactaaaacaaataaaaaacaaacaaaagaaatcaaaaaaattgGGAGTAGAGGAAAATGCATCAATGTCAACTGTCAAGTCAATCG aagaaatcattaaaaagagGAGATCGGCGCCTGATTTGCATCATGCTAAGAACCCTCTCTTACCCAGCGCATCAGTGTCAGTTGAACTAATGGACACTGCAGATCGAGGTCGTTGCCTCGTTGCTACTGAAGACCTCCAAATAG GTGATACTATCATCGCGGAGAAGGCGCACGCTTCTATACTACTGGAGGAGTTCAAGGAATCCCACTGCCATCATTGCCTCCACTGGACCCCGGGGCCCGTCCCTTGTCACAAGTGTTCTCAG GTGGGATTCTGTACAACGTTGTGCCGTGACGAATCTTGGGCAAGCTATCATCAGTACGAGTGCGGGTTGTTGGACTTGCTGTATTGCTGCACGCGTGATGTCAACACAGGTCAACACGGACTATTGGCTCTGCGCACTATTCTTAAGGCGGGAAGGCAGAAAGTGTCCGTTGAACAGGCGAAATCCCGTGCATCTAGAAGCTCTGCTGGAACGTTGTTCGACTCGGCTGACTATGGAGCTGTTTATAGTCTCGTCGGTAACACGGCTCAGCGTTCCGAGGCAGATCTTTTCCGGAGGACCATTATGGCTGTCTATTTGACGAGCTTCATTCAGcaaagtgaagaaaaagagcCTGATGTCGAGATGGCCGCCGCTCtacttcatcttcttcaaagTTATCCTTGCAACGCCCATGAAATCTCTCATCTGGCTGTTCCCCTTCCTTTTGAACCATGCTCGCAGCGGCAGTTATTGCAGTTGCAACAGGTTCGACCTTGTGAAGTTGGTGCCGCAATCATGCCTGTTGTGAGTCTCATGAATCACTCGTGCAATCCTAATGTTGTTCATGTTTCCTACGGTGATGTGATGGTCGTCAGAGTTATTCGCCGGATTCTCAAAGGAGAGGAAATCTTCGATAACTATGGCTACCATTATGCAACCCATGATAAGAAAGAGCGTCAGTTGAAGCTTGGCCAGCAATACTTCTTCCGTTGCTATTGTCAGCCATGTGTAAAAGACTGGCCTCTATATGGAGATGCTCTGAAACTGGACAATAGGTTGTACATTTCAGATGCACTCACCAAGGACATTAATGACTTTAAGAGACTTGTATGTTACTATCCGGATGGTCCAGACAAGTTGGAAGAATCAGTACAATTGTTCACTGGTTACTTAGATACCATAGAATCAGATCGATCAATCAGCCTCCCTGTCCAGGAGTATATAAAAGTTCAAGAAGTCCTGAAACATTGTTTTGCTCTTTCAGCTACTTTGAGTCCTCATCTTCTTGTTTGA
- the LOC130689251 gene encoding uncharacterized protein LOC130689251: MEESKSPVLSCKKKGKSTKLLLASPILSCGRKRKKPLPDDSPVFLRSIRRTRSTKGRESPVIDSFCSPTTSEGSPIRLHKLKPKSLFIDIDETPPSMNFQLSHTSAEHNRESNHHIIEEESHSESSGTEDDIIVHERTMSDSEDKLDTTVTNASIRSQNSTAISQTSSYYSGISTPEKKTVRAKPIPTGSARKKRQYKSSGLAKQLTKLLVRQESDYRLWKFQQKLSSSSTIETTLLGDSVSARLKLRIESLWVGKIHRFAHCSNLLQEQSKVEGSLSYNRVSLLFTPERWERFSSVQAGDIVSIYEPWQSVELMGGVTLLLDFNLLLLCKKVTKEEEVSKLSNIVVGDGLLGSSSTSVHDFTDAADGGACSSASADSIVDVAENRRPSTVTVLQTWSCPCQGCTLCRTTI; this comes from the exons ATGGAAGAATCAAAATCTCCAGTATTATCctgtaaaaagaaaggcaaaagtACAAAGCTTTTATTGGCGTCACCGATACTCTCTTgtggaagaaagagaaaaaaaccatTGCCTGATGATAGTCCAGTATTTTTGCGGTCTATACGAAGGACTCGAAGCACTAAAGGAAGGGAATCTCCTGTTATTGACAGTTTTTGCAGCCCAACGACTAGCGAAGGCAGTCCAATACGTCTTCATAAATTAAAGCCCAAGTCATTATTCATTGATATTGATGAAACACCCCCTTCGATGAATTTTCAGCTCTCTCATACTTCAGCCGAACACAATCGAGAGAGCAACCATCACATTATTGAAGAAGAGAGCCATTCGGAAAGCTCTGGAACTGAAGATGACATCATTGTGCATGAGAGAACTATGTCTGACAGTGAAGATAAACTTGATACAACT GTCACCAATGCCAGTATTAGGTCACAGAATTCTACTGCAATCAGCCAAACATCCTCATACTACTCAGGAATATCAACACCAGAGAAGAAAACAGTCAGGGCTAAGCCAATCCCAACAGGATCAGCCAGAAAGAAGAGGCAGTATAAGTC AAGTGGACTAGCTAAGCAGCTGACTAAGTTACTAGTTCGTCAAGAATCAGACTATCGTTTATGGAAATTTCAGCAAAAGTTAAGCTCATCTTCAACAATTGAGACGACGTTACTAGGTGATTCTGTTAGCGCAAGGCTAAAATTAAGGATCGAAAGCCTTTGGGTTGGAAAAATCCACCGTTTCGCTCATTGCAGCAACCTTCTTCAAGAACAATCCAAAGTTGAAGGAAGTTTATCTTACAACAGGGTCAGCCTGTTGTTCACCCCGGAGCGTTGGGAGAGATTCAGCAGCGTCCAAGCTGGTGACATTGTGTCCATCTACGAACCTTG GCAGAGCGTGGAGCTGATGGGAGGAGTGACCCTCCTTTTGGATTTCAACCTGCTACTGCTGTGCAAAAAGGTCACCAAAGAGGAGGAGGTATCCAAATTAAGCAACATTGTTGTTGGTGATGGTCTCCTCGGCAGCAGCAGTACAAGCGTACACGACTTCACGGACGCTGCTGATGGAGGTGCTTGTTCTTCTGCAAGTGCTGATAGTATCGTCGACGTTGCTGAAAATAGACGCCCTTCGACTGTGACCGTTCTGCAAACATGGAGCTGTCCATGCCAAG gtTGCACTTTATGCCGTACTACGATTTAA
- the LOC130688496 gene encoding probable endonuclease 4 translates to MTSKTNCIKGEPIPRVTRSAIKRKLSSSVEQNAALLKDNGSKESEKQKTLHTPKKNAVVKAESKGNVTKKEKTTEEETCKPDAGGIRSKSRGKKAKNEESASENFKETEKPLKVIKEKVKKSAKAASETSVTKCAVPKPEMIIPEIVIPINKPSIKREDGPSPWNGTMKFDNKIFLGAHISAAGGLENAIKNAMNIGASSFALFVKNQRQWVSKPMEDGTVERFKAACAKNNFSPHLILPHGSYLMNCGSNDPTVLAKSRANLLDEVQRCDRLGILYYNIHPGSTCGKGTRDEAIKSISDSINWVHDQTPGSKVSIVLENMCRQGFTIGGDFSDLAEIIQQIFDHSRIGVCLDTCHAFAAGYDLATSQGFKAFQEEFERVIGFRYLVAVHLNDSEGEVGCHRDRHASIGKGKIGIEGFRRIINCPRFRDIPVVLETPFISDDHYKQEILLLKSLAEAGTICA, encoded by the exons ATGACTAGTAAAACGAATTGTATTAAGGGAGAGCCTATCCCAAGAGTTACGAGAAGTgccatcaaaagaaaattaagtTCATCTGTCGAGCAAAACGCTGCCTTATTGAAAGATAATGGCTCCAAAGAAtctgaaaaacagaaaactcTACATACACCTAAAAAGAATGCTGTAGTCAAAGCAGAATCGAAAG GTAACGtgactaagaaagaaaaaactacagaagaagaaacatgTAAACCCGATGCTGGTGGGATAAGATCAAAATCAAGAGGTAAAAAGGCCAAGAATGAAGAATCAGCCTCTGAAAATTTTAAGGAAACTGAAAAGCCTCTCAAAGTTATCaaggaaaaagtaaaaaaatctGCAAAGGCAGCTTCAGAAACAAGCGTGACAAAATGTGCTGTTCCTAAACCAGAGATGATAATTCCTGAAATTGTGATCCCGATTAACAAGCCATCCATCAAGCGGGAAGATGGTCCAAGTCCCTGGAATGGAACAATGAAATTTgataacaaaatatttttgggtGCCCACATCTCAgcagcag GTGGATTGGAAAATGCCATAAAGAATGCAATGAATATAGGTGCTTCAAGCTTTGCCCTGTTTGTGAAAAATCAGCGGCAGTGGGTTTCAAAACCAATGGAAGATGGTACCGTCGAACGTTTCAAAG CTGCCTGTgctaaaaacaatttttctccTCATCTCATACTACCACACGGGTCCTATTTGATGAACTGTGGCAGCAATGATCCAACTGTTTTAGCTAAAAGCAGGGCAAACCTTCTTGATGAGGTTCAGCGATGTGACAGACTCGGTATATTGTATTACAACATCCATCCAG GATCGACTTGTGGAAAGGGCACACGTGATGAAGCAATTAAATCGATTAGTGACAGCATCAATTGGGTGCATGATCAAACGCCAGGTTCAAAAGTCAGTATTGTCCTGGAGAACATGTGCCGTCAGGGTTTCACAATCGGTGGCGATTTTTCTGATTTGGCTGAAATTATTCAGCAAATCTTTGACCACTCAAGAATCGGAGTTTGTCTCGACACCTGTCACGCTTTCGCTGCGGGATATGATCTGGCCACGTCCCAAGGATTCAAGGCATTCCAGGAAGAGTTTGAGCGTGTTATCGGATTTCGTTATCTCGTTGCTGTTCACCTCAACGACTCTGAAG GTGAGGTGGGATGTCATCGCGATCGCCACGCATCTATTGGCAAAGGAAAAATTGGCATTGAAGGCTTCAGAAGAATTATCAATTGCCCGCGATTTCGTGATATTCCTGTGGTACTGGAAACCCCCTTCATCAGCGACGATCACTACAAGCAAGAAATCTTACTATTGAAATCTCTTGCGGAAGCTGGTACGATTTGCGCCTGA
- the LOC130689017 gene encoding uncharacterized protein LOC130689017 — translation MVPNSEESNGAMSSTEQTSLKSSKTSKGKITPAKSSLNVEKDTEEYRKLRDRNNEAVKKSRTRTKLRTQNTLDKVEKLRGENTKLEDRIEGLKKELELLKELFVSHTGTKSMKRLTEVDLDELIAEAAPNNKKSKKGAMPNTGRSREEIEKEVLALLGQQGEESDNEEEPQPSTSRDIDQTDMSEHSLMEEHISANNTVDCVDLANEHEAQEILTVESSEEINADGEITETYTIVDDGTGGPHIWTTEDGESVVVTIEQDEQGTLVASTVQQQDINDIIQGEILMLE, via the exons ATGGTGCCAAATAGTGAAGAGAGTAATGGAGCTATGAGCAGCACAGAGCAAACCTCTTTGAAATCATCTAAAACGAGCAAAGGGAAAATTACCCCTGCTAAAAGTTCACTTAATGTTGAAAAAGATACTGAAGAATACCGCAAACTGAGAGATAGAAATAATGAAGCTGTTAAGAAGAGCCGCACAAGAACCAAATTGAGAACACAGAACACATTAGACAAAGTGGAAAAATTAAGGGGTGAAAACACCAAACTGGAAGATCGGATTGAAGGTCTCAAGAAAGAGTTGGAGCTGCTCAAGGAACTTTTTGTCAGCCACACAG GTACCAAGAGCATGAAAAGGCTGACAGAAGTGGATCTCGATGAACTTATTGCTGAAGCTGCACCaaataacaagaaaagtaAGAAAGGAGCTATGCCCAACACTGGGAGAAGCAGAGAAGAAATTGAGAAAGAAGTACTGGCTCTGTTGGGGCAACAAGGCGAAGAGTCTGATAATGAAGAAGAACCTCAGCCTTCCACATCCCGTGACATAGACCAAACTGATATGTCTGAACATTCATTGATGGAAGAGCACATCAGCGCCAATAACACAGTGGATTGTGTAGATTTAGCGAACGAACATGAAGCACAAGAAATTCTCACCGTTGAATCCTCCGAAGAAATTAATGCAGATGGAGAAATCACCGAGACCTACACAATCGTCGATGATGGCACTGGCGGACCTCACATATGGACCACAGAAGACGGCGAATCAGTCGTCGTAACTATTGAACAAGATGAGCAAGGTACCTTAGTCGCATCTACCGTCCAGCAACAGGACATAAATGACATCATTCAGGGAGAAATTTTGATGTTGGAATAA
- the LOC130689016 gene encoding CCAAT/enhancer-binding protein-like: MITSGSSPPCSLVAMDSPLFYELQDHCHDVNSVTKNQNQQQRRSVPNGLHLNLNTSSNSIADLTSARGLAPIRVPPSGAVFGNAPGSLPQQQQQLAEASYPELADINTPEISLDLQGLIDCEGLLSDLSRQSGSSGNPYLANYMRQTQQQQQQQQYMPHQQQQQQQQHQQQQQQHQQQHQTHPASHHHPYGGLVKEEPLDSGTYSPPPQQHYSGGGYTAYDSSYGGQYPSTSAGGGHNNNKLLGSSNINSPGSVKSVSSSVSESSSSKRSGGGGGASGSGGSKRADKGTDEYRRRRERNNIAVRKSREKAKLRSRETEEKVKLLVRDNERLQKRVEQLTEELNILHTLFTNVGGVPESVQREVAKHLENIQHQQRYQ; the protein is encoded by the exons ATGATTACTAGTGGCAGTTCACCGCCATGTTCTTTGGTGGCCATGGATTCGCCGCTATTCTATGAGCTTCAGGACCATTGTCACGACGTGAACTCAGTGAcgaaaaaccaaaaccaacAGCAGCGTCGTAGTGTGCCGAACGGGCTTCACTTAAATTTGAACACGTCGAGTAATTCCATCGCCGATTTGACATCGGCGCGAGGACTGGCTCCCATCCGCGTGCCCCCATCCGGCGCCGTTTTCGGAAACGCGCCCGGCTCTCTtccacagcagcagcaacaacttGCCGAGGCCTCCTATCCGGAACTGGCCGATATCAACACTCCCGAAATCTCGCTGGATCTCCAG GGTCTGATTGACTGCGAAGGATTGCTGTCGGACTTGTCCCGTCAGTCAGGTTCTTCCGGCAACCCTTACTTGGCCAACTACATGCGCCAgactcaacaacaacagcaacaacaacagtacATGccccaccagcagcagcagcaacaacaacaacatcaacagcagcagcagcaacatcagcaacaacaccaAACTCATCCAGCCAGCCATCACCATCCGTACGGCGGTTTGGTGAAAGAAGAGCCGCTGGATTCGGGCACGTACAGTCCTCCACCGCAGCAGCACTACTCCGGCGGAGGCTACACGGCGTACGACAGTTCTTACGGCGGCCAATATCCGTCGACTAGCGCCGGTGGCGgacacaacaataacaaactgTTGGGTTCCAGTAACATCAACAGCCCTGGATCTGTCAAAAGTGTCTCGTCGTCGGTGAGCGAGTCGTCTTCTTCGAAGCGTAGCGGTGGTGGCGGTGGAGCTAGCGGATCGGGCGGAAGTAAACGAGCTGATAAGGGGACGGACGAGTACCGCCGCCGTCGGGAGCGCAACAACATCGCCGTACGCAAATCACGTGAAAAGGCGAAACTTCGATCCAgagaaacggaagaaaaagTCAAACTCTTGGTGCGAGATAACGAACGTCTCCAGAAACGCGTCGAGCAATTGACGGAAGAGCTCAATATCCTCCACACTCTGTTCACCAATGTGGGTGGAGTGCCCGAAAGCGTCCAGCGTGAAGTGGCTAAACACCTGGAGAACATTCAGCACCAACAACGCTATCAATAA